The Streptomyces sp. V4I8 genome includes the window CGCCCCGGCCGTGATCGACGAACCCCATCAGCGGGTGGTGGCCGAAGGTCTTCTTCCAGGTCGCGGCGGCCTGCTTCTCGGAGTCAAGGCGATCAGCATCGTCACCCACTCCACGAGAGCATGCGGGACGTCGAGTACGGCATGATAAAGAACCAACGAGGCCCCCGGACTGTGGTGCTGAGACCTCAGACTTCTCGCTCAACAGTCCGAGGGCCTCGCCTGTTACGGGACTGGACCACGTCACCCGAACAGCGCCCAAGTTGGAAAGGCTCCAGGATCACCGAACGCCGCGGTCCCAAGGCCCGCAACGCGGCCAAGACCGCCACGGCCCCCAAACTGCTCACGCTCGTCTACTACGCCCTGCACGACTCCGTTGCTGAACTCGTCAGCTGGCGAGTCGGCAGTTGAGGCGCTCGAGTCTGCTGGTGCGGGGTTTGTGTAGTGGGTTGGTGGTCCACCAGGCGTCGAGCCGGACCACGTTGAGCGCGGTGGCGGAGAAGGCGTGCTGGACTCGGACTTTCGGCAGGCCGCGGTAGCGGGCCCGGCGGATGCCGGTGACGTCGAGGGCCTGGTTGACGGTGCCCTCGACACCCGCGCGGAGGGCGTACTTGGCTCTCCAGGATTCGGTGTCCTGCTCGGCACGGGCCGTGGCGGTGCGTTCGTGGAGTTCGCGGGGCTGCAGGGTGAGCATGCGGGTGCCGCGGACGGAGCTGGTGCACTTGTCCCGTGAAGGACAGGGGCGGCAGTCGGCGCGGGCGAAGTCGATCACGATGGCGTCACGGCCGTGCTGGGTGACCGGATACCAGCCGGCACTGGTGGAGCCCTCGGGGCAGCGGACCTGACGGGCCTTCCAGTCGATACGGAAGGCGCTCTTGTCGAAGCCCTCGGCGGTCCTGGCCTGGGGCGAGTGGTCGCCCAGGAGTGGAGTGACCATGGTGATGCCCTGCCCGGCGGCGGCAGTGATCAGGTCGGCTGAGGGGTAGCCGGAGTCGAGATAGTGCTCGGCGGGCGTCACCTCGCGCTCGGTGAGGTTCTTCTGGATCGGCTCGGTCGCCTTCACATCGGGCACGGTGGCGTCGGTGGTGTGCACGTCGGTGATCAGGTTCGGTGCCAGGGCACGGAGACAGGCTTCGGCTTCGGCTTCGGCTTCGGCTTCGGCTTCGGCTTCGGCTTCGGCTTCGGCTTCGGCTTCGGCTTCGGCTTCGGCTTCGGCCGGAGCGTGACAGGTCTCGGTGAGATGGATCTTGTAGCCGCACCAGAAGAGGTCATCACCCTTGGCGGACCAGCGGGCGTCGGGGTCGTAGGGGGAGGCCAGGCGGGTACTGCCGGGCGGGACACCGTCATTGTCGGCGTCCCGCTTGCTGACCACCTCCCGTCCCCGGGCATCGAGGCGGACGGTGTATGTCTGCACGAGGACCTTCCTCAGCAGGGCGACCGCCTCGATCTCACGGATCCATGCCGGGGCACGGTCGGACCAGGCAGCCCGACACAGGACCAGCGCGTCCTGGCCGAATATCTGGGCGAGTCGCTCCCGCTTGGTCTTCGACGACGGCATCGTCCAGCCATCGACGCGCGGCCCGTAGCGTTCGGCGAACTCGGCGACGTCGATCACTCCGGCCAGCCAGGACGGCGCCGCCACCGCCAGTGCCTCCAGCGCCGCCCGCACACTCTCCCCGGCCAGCTCGGTGCGGTTCAGGTCACGGACCGCGCTGATCACATGGGTGGAGTCGGTGCGCTGCTTGCCACCGGCCTTGACCAGCCCGGCCTCCCGGCAGTGCTCCAACAGCCGGTCGAAGAGCACCCGTTCCATCCCGTCGCCGGCCAGCCGAGAACGGAACCTCGACAACGCGCAGAAGTCGAAGCCGGTATCGGACAACTCAGCGCCCAGGGCGTACTTCCACGACAGCCGGTCCCGCGCCGCGTCCGCGGCCTGCCGGTCGGTGAGGTTCTCGGTGAACTGCAGCACCGTCACCAGGGCGAGCAGGGCCGGGGACTGAGCAGGAGCGCCACGACCGGGAAACGCCTCGGCGAACAACGCGTCATCGAAGACCTCGGCAAGGTGGTCACGGACCCGCATAGGAAGGCTTCCCCTGGGAAAAGCCGCACGAGCCGTACGCACCGTCTGTTCCGGAATGGGCGGCAGGCCCCCAGGCCGCATGGACACCACACCGACCTCCCGCGGCCAGGGCAGACAGAACGACCGCACCAACGATCATGCCGAACAGACCCAGGCCGCCGCAGGCAATTCAGCAACGGAGTCGCCAGCGGGGGCAAAGTCCGCGCCCTGGCGAAGACGGCGGCGTGAGCAGGCCGGAACACGGCCGGCGCGTGATCGCGCGTTGTCTGGCCCTCATCCCCTGAGTGGCGCGGCCGCTAAGTTGATCGATCCCGTCGGCCGTCGCGAACCGCCCCATGACGAGGACCCGCTCCCTCCAGACAAGGACAAAGAGCGCGGTTTCGCGCAGAGATGACCGGCAGCCGCGCCTGCCCACCCGCGAACACCACCAATGGGGCACACACCACAACCCCATACCCGGCCCTCCGACCGCGCCCCAAAGGCAGCTGACCCTCTTGACCCCGCGGCCCCGGCCCAACGCTGCCCTCACACACCCGAAACACGGAGAAGAACGGACGAGACAGCCCCTTGACCAGCCCCGCTGCTTCAGAGATGACGGCGCCCTCACTGAAGTGCTGAATCGTGATGCCGCAGGCGAGGTTCCGTCGACGTATGCCTTGTTGATCATCTGACATTCAGTCAAACTTGACCGTGCCCCTGGCAGCAGCAACGGCTCCAACTTTGGCCCCGGTGACCGATGTGTCGACAATGGCCGTCACACGGCTGTACCTCGCTGCTCGATGAGGCTGGCCATCGCACCGATGTTCTCCGTGGCGAGGAGTTCGGCATCAGTCACGGCGATGCCGAACTCCGTTTCCAGGACCACCGCGAGCTCCGCTGCGGCGAGCGAGTCCAGCTCTACCTCACTCGGCGTTGCGTCGGGAGTCACGTGCTCGGGTTCCACCTTGAGTTTGCTGACGAGAATGTCCTTGAGGGCGCTGAACGCGTTTTCCATTGCAGCTCCTTGAGGCGGTGCGGCGGGAGGGGCGGGTCGGCGGGTGTCAGCCGATTTTCACATCCGGACTAATGACGTGGCGGCCCTCCAGGGGAGGCCGGAGAGGAAGCCAGAGCAGACGGCGGCCAAAGTTCACCGGTAGTGCTCCCTGGGACGGTCACATGGCGGGCCGCGACGTCTCAGCGTCCCCGGCCGGGCTAGTCCGGCCCGAGGGAAAAGATGCACGGCACCGTCGAGTAGGCCGGGGCGATTTCCAGTACGCCTCCTGCCGCTGTGGTCACGGTCAGGGTGTGAGCAGTCATCGAGACGTCTCCTTGGGATCACGGGAGAGAGCAAGTACCGGGTAGGCGCCCGTCGCCAGGGCTGCGCTCGGCCGCAGCTCGCCTGCGCACAGTTCACCCGCATAACTCAGCAGCGGGGTGCCGCCGCCGGTGTCTGCGTGGACCACCCGGCCGACTAGAACCTCGTGGTCCCCGACCACATGGCTGCCGGACAACCGACATGCGAAGTGGGCGAGTGCCCCCTCGAAGAGCGGGGCCCCGGTATACGGGTCGCGATGACAGTCGAGGGCGGCGAACTGACCAGTTCCTCGGAGGCGGGCGGCGGAGGCGAACCAGCGGGCGAGGCTCACCTGGGTGCTGCCCAGAACATTGACTGCGAACCGGCCCTCGGCCGCGGCGAGTGAGGCCAGTACGGAGCCGGCCCGCAGTGCGGCCGCGACCAGCAACGGCCGGTGGGAAACCCGGGCCAGAGAGCTGACCGTGGTGCCGTGCGAATGACCGTCGTGGTGGACCGTCAGAACAGCTACCGGTGCGGCGAGGTATTGAGCGAGCAGTTCGTGGGTGCGGCACCCCGGCGAGGGATTCATCGGACTGCCCGGGTGCTGGAGGGGATGTGCCCGACCGGCACCAGGTCGCTAGTGTGCTTGCTCTGCTTGGGGTGGGGCAAGCCTAGGTCGTCGAGCAGCCTCAGGTAGCCGACCTGCCGCACCGGCTCGAAGGGGAGTGTGAACGGTTTCAGGAAGTTGCCAAACAGGCCCCGGTCGGCAAAAAGGTGGAGCGGCAGTGCGAGCAGCGCCCACTCCGGCGTCACGAGCCAGCACCACAGTGCGGCGACTGCCCCCTGGGTGAGGAGGCTGTGCATTACGTTGTAGAGCACGTAATACGCCTTGGGTATCGGGCGACCGCCGCTTCGCCGGAAAGCCACAGCGCCGGGGATGTAGCCGATCAGGTCGATGTAGAGGAACAGGATGATCGCCGGCACCCAACGAACCTCATCGGAGTGAGCGATGAGCAGGCCGGTGGTTACGGCCAGCCCAGCCAGATACTCGGCACGGTGCAGGGCGAAGGTTCGGGGGGTCTCGAAGGGGTTGGCCTGGTCCATGGGGATCTCCTACGTACTGGCTGCGGTCTTGGGAGCGGAACCGCCGAGGTCGTCGTCCTCTGAGAGCTCTGTGGCAGGAAACATGCCTGTGAGGGCCCATGCAACGGTCTCTCTGATCACTCGGTCGGCAATGGGGTCGAGGATGCTTTCCAGGCTCGGGATGCCGAAGTCAAAGTCGGCTGCGAAGTGGACCAGGACGTCTTCGCCCTCTTGGGCGAGGTGCCACGAACCGGCGAAGGAGTCGAAGTCCCCGTCCGTCTGCTCGAAGTGGATCTCAAGCCGCTCGGGTAGGAAGCTCTCCTTTTCTCCCCAGCTCAGCAGACCGCTGCGGAAGTGCAGTTTCCAGCTGGAGCTCCCCTCCTCCTTCGGGTACCCGGTGTGTACGGTGACGGTCTCCACATGCGGAGCCAGATCGGGGTAGCGCTCCCAGCGCAGTATGTTCTCGAAGACCTCCGCTGCCGCATGCGAAGGTACCCGGGCGTTCAGGTGAACGTGCCGCACAGCCGCCTACCGCCCTTCTGGGAGAGAGGCCTGGTCGCTGACGAGTGCGCGGGTGGCCTTGTCGAAGGAGTCCACAAGCACATCCACGCCCTGATCGGTCAGAACTGCTGGTGGCGTGAACCGGACGACAGAACTGCCGTTCATCGAATGATTGGCGATCACGCGGTGGTTGAACAGTTCGATGAGTAGTTCTCCGGCAAGGCCAGCCTCAGTGAGCTCCACACCGATGAGCAGGCCCTGGCCCCGTACGTCCACCAGCAGGTCGGGGATGTTACGGCGGGCGACTTCGGCGATTCGGGGCAGCAGCATCGAGCCCAGGTCCCGCGCCCGCGTGACCAGTCGCTCCTG containing:
- a CDS encoding transposase; its protein translation is MRVRDHLAEVFDDALFAEAFPGRGAPAQSPALLALVTVLQFTENLTDRQAADAARDRLSWKYALGAELSDTGFDFCALSRFRSRLAGDGMERVLFDRLLEHCREAGLVKAGGKQRTDSTHVISAVRDLNRTELAGESVRAALEALAVAAPSWLAGVIDVAEFAERYGPRVDGWTMPSSKTKRERLAQIFGQDALVLCRAAWSDRAPAWIREIEAVALLRKVLVQTYTVRLDARGREVVSKRDADNDGVPPGSTRLASPYDPDARWSAKGDDLFWCGYKIHLTETCHAPAEAEAEAEAEAEAEAEAEAEAEAEAEAEACLRALAPNLITDVHTTDATVPDVKATEPIQKNLTEREVTPAEHYLDSGYPSADLITAAAGQGITMVTPLLGDHSPQARTAEGFDKSAFRIDWKARQVRCPEGSTSAGWYPVTQHGRDAIVIDFARADCRPCPSRDKCTSSVRGTRMLTLQPRELHERTATARAEQDTESWRAKYALRAGVEGTVNQALDVTGIRRARYRGLPKVRVQHAFSATALNVVRLDAWWTTNPLHKPRTSRLERLNCRLAS
- a CDS encoding acyl carrier protein — protein: MENAFSALKDILVSKLKVEPEHVTPDATPSEVELDSLAAAELAVVLETEFGIAVTDAELLATENIGAMASLIEQRGTAV
- a CDS encoding flavin reductase family protein, producing MNPSPGCRTHELLAQYLAAPVAVLTVHHDGHSHGTTVSSLARVSHRPLLVAAALRAGSVLASLAAAEGRFAVNVLGSTQVSLARWFASAARLRGTGQFAALDCHRDPYTGAPLFEGALAHFACRLSGSHVVGDHEVLVGRVVHADTGGGTPLLSYAGELCAGELRPSAALATGAYPVLALSRDPKETSR
- a CDS encoding type II toxin-antitoxin system RatA family toxin: MRHVHLNARVPSHAAAEVFENILRWERYPDLAPHVETVTVHTGYPKEEGSSSWKLHFRSGLLSWGEKESFLPERLEIHFEQTDGDFDSFAGSWHLAQEGEDVLVHFAADFDFGIPSLESILDPIADRVIRETVAWALTGMFPATELSEDDDLGGSAPKTAAST